The following proteins are co-located in the Planococcus plakortidis genome:
- the tenA gene encoding thiaminase II produces the protein MTFCKEVRFECADLWDASFEHPFVKGIAKGDLPLDVFKFYVMQDAYYLTHFAKVQAIGATKAKDLKTTQSFAHHAEQTCAAELALHESFMELLGVTEEDWQLFEPSPHAYAYVSHMYRSAEGDLADVLAALLPCYWLYYEIGERLKTATPEEPIFQKWIGTYGSEWFGELVNEQIARMDRLAEGLPEERREELKTRFRRSSYYEWQFWQQAWTMETWELPAQEESVRHA, from the coding sequence ATGACATTTTGTAAAGAAGTCCGGTTTGAATGCGCAGATTTATGGGACGCAAGTTTTGAACACCCGTTTGTGAAAGGCATCGCGAAAGGCGATTTGCCGCTTGATGTCTTCAAATTTTACGTCATGCAAGACGCCTATTACCTGACCCATTTCGCGAAAGTGCAGGCGATCGGTGCCACGAAAGCCAAAGATCTTAAAACCACACAGTCTTTCGCGCATCATGCCGAACAGACCTGTGCCGCAGAACTTGCGCTTCATGAATCGTTTATGGAATTGCTTGGGGTGACTGAAGAAGATTGGCAACTATTCGAACCGTCGCCGCACGCCTATGCGTACGTTTCGCATATGTACCGCTCGGCAGAAGGGGATTTGGCGGATGTGCTCGCAGCCTTGCTTCCATGTTATTGGCTTTATTACGAAATCGGTGAACGTTTGAAGACTGCAACGCCGGAAGAACCGATATTCCAGAAATGGATCGGCACATACGGCTCCGAATGGTTCGGGGAACTGGTCAATGAACAAATCGCACGCATGGACCGGTTGGCTGAAGGCTTGCCGGAAGAACGCCGCGAGGAATTGAAGACACGCTTCAGAAGGAGCAGCTATTACGAATGGCAGTTCTGGCAGCAGGCGTGGACGATGGAAACGTGGGAACTTCCTGCACAAGAGGAGAGTGTCCGCCATGCTTAG
- a CDS encoding class I SAM-dependent methyltransferase encodes MHTDILKQNRTSWNTVAGHFNGVDALPAYGPFAQSEDELRLFDSIEGKNVLDIGCGSGHSLLYMNGQGAKDLWGVDLSDSQIDRARETLNGLDAQLYCAAMEEDIGLPEQYFDIVYSIYAIGWTVDLDRTFKLIHSYLKPGGTFIFSWDHPLYVHLKSEDGLISLNGSYQDEGSVHYPNFKGENAPMTIPKRKFSTYLNALVNAGFTIEQVVEPDVPQEFKETEAEISDRYYSLYKAQKFPTSFIVKARK; translated from the coding sequence GTGCATACAGATATTCTGAAACAGAACCGCACGAGCTGGAACACGGTTGCTGGGCATTTCAATGGCGTCGATGCGCTGCCTGCTTACGGGCCTTTCGCTCAAAGCGAAGACGAATTGCGCTTATTTGATTCGATTGAAGGCAAAAATGTGCTCGATATCGGTTGTGGCAGCGGCCATTCCTTGCTTTATATGAACGGGCAAGGGGCAAAGGATTTATGGGGCGTCGACTTGTCTGACAGTCAAATCGATCGTGCACGAGAGACTTTAAACGGCCTGGATGCACAGCTGTATTGTGCAGCGATGGAAGAAGACATCGGGTTGCCGGAACAATATTTCGATATTGTCTACTCGATCTATGCAATCGGCTGGACGGTGGATCTTGACCGAACCTTTAAATTAATCCACTCCTATTTAAAGCCTGGCGGAACTTTCATTTTCAGCTGGGACCATCCACTTTATGTCCATTTGAAAAGCGAAGACGGGCTCATTTCATTGAACGGCTCCTATCAGGATGAAGGCAGCGTACATTACCCAAATTTTAAAGGCGAGAATGCGCCGATGACGATTCCGAAGCGCAAGTTCAGCACGTATCTGAACGCCTTGGTGAACGCCGGATTCACGATCGAGCAAGTGGTCGAGCCGGATGTTCCCCAGGAATTCAAAGAGACAGAAGCAGAAATATCGGACCGCTATTACTCGCTCTATAAAGCGCAGAAATTCCCGACCAGCTTTATCGTCAAAGCCAGGAAATAA
- the thiE gene encoding thiamine phosphate synthase, which produces MGTINAGTKEPLALLEEALEGGITHFQLREKGRGALAGDELMEFAAKCKSLCREYAVPMFVNDDVDLACTIEADGIHIGQDDMDCAQVRKRIGASMALGVSVHSVKEANGALTCGATYLGMGPVFGTRTKSDAKPPAGVSEIIKVKTQYPHVPVIGIGGIEPGNAEMVWRAGVSGIAVISSIAQAHDVAGQIERFKQSIPGRRVG; this is translated from the coding sequence ATGGGTACGATAAACGCCGGTACTAAAGAGCCGCTCGCGCTGCTTGAGGAAGCACTTGAAGGCGGCATCACCCATTTCCAGCTGCGCGAAAAAGGGCGCGGGGCGTTGGCAGGCGATGAGCTTATGGAGTTTGCGGCCAAGTGCAAAAGCTTATGCCGTGAATACGCTGTCCCGATGTTCGTCAATGACGATGTCGACTTGGCTTGCACGATCGAAGCGGACGGCATCCATATCGGGCAGGATGATATGGACTGCGCACAGGTGAGAAAACGGATCGGCGCATCGATGGCACTTGGCGTCTCGGTACATTCCGTCAAGGAAGCGAATGGTGCGCTGACGTGCGGCGCCACCTATCTCGGCATGGGACCGGTATTCGGAACGCGCACAAAAAGCGATGCGAAACCGCCGGCAGGAGTCTCGGAAATCATCAAAGTGAAAACCCAATACCCGCATGTGCCGGTCATTGGCATCGGCGGCATCGAACCGGGCAACGCCGAAATGGTCTGGCGGGCAGGTGTTTCGGGCATCGCCGTCATTTCCTCGATCGCCCAGGCGCATGACGTCGCAGGGCAAATCGAACGATTCAAACAATCAATCCCTGGGAGGCGTGTCGGATGA
- a CDS encoding GNAT family N-acetyltransferase, whose translation MQLAKQSFQVKGLDYSIRSAETRDAAQLAKVRLQIDGETENMDRERGEAYLDQAAFERLIAEDAKSVRDLFLVAEVNGHIAGFSRCEGNALNRMKHQVEFGVGVLQQFWGYGIGRKLLETSLHWADGNGFKKVNLKVLNSNKKAVELYRQCGFEVEGVLKMDKYLADGNYHDTVMMGRIR comes from the coding sequence ATGCAACTAGCGAAACAATCGTTTCAAGTAAAAGGTTTGGATTATTCTATTCGGAGTGCGGAGACCCGAGACGCAGCGCAATTGGCGAAAGTCCGCCTCCAGATCGACGGCGAGACGGAAAATATGGACCGTGAACGGGGAGAAGCTTATTTGGACCAAGCCGCTTTCGAACGGCTCATCGCAGAAGATGCGAAAAGTGTACGGGATTTGTTTTTGGTAGCCGAAGTGAACGGACACATCGCCGGCTTTTCCAGATGTGAAGGAAACGCGCTGAACCGGATGAAGCATCAAGTGGAGTTCGGTGTCGGCGTGCTCCAGCAATTCTGGGGCTATGGCATCGGCCGCAAGCTGTTGGAGACATCACTTCATTGGGCGGACGGCAATGGATTCAAGAAGGTGAACTTGAAAGTGCTCAACAGCAATAAAAAAGCGGTCGAGCTGTATCGACAATGCGGCTTTGAAGTGGAAGGCGTATTGAAGATGGACAAATATTTAGCGGATGGAAACTATCACGATACGGTAATGATGGGGCGGATCCGCTAA
- a CDS encoding S1C family serine protease: MEKRMMQWLAVFLAAIILAACGGAQTDAPKEAETGQADSPVDTAAQEKAVMIANAKTHVYTIYTDFEQGSGFLYNNQGDILTNAHVVRDATFISLVNSDGQEFAGKVIGISLDEDLALVRVEELAGKEPLEQEMEPVDIGTPVIAIGSPENAANTATEGVITDTGVDFSEVFVYTDLYEMNALIKQGSSGGPLLDASTGKVLGINSVMLEDNPEIGYAIPLYLKKDLLDTWANNPDPLPDSQLVEPSVKDAYFDEALLSSFIEAYYDLLPYSMNDEELNYYSTYLMPGSQAVEAVDSVIQEYSEEGRVFDSVVPEVGSVEIEGDRAYVEAGAVFNYHEANGETGTIDHRRRYTIVIDEYGDYQIEYVEEI; this comes from the coding sequence ATGGAAAAACGGATGATGCAATGGCTGGCGGTGTTCCTCGCAGCGATAATCCTCGCAGCTTGCGGAGGGGCACAAACAGACGCACCGAAAGAAGCTGAAACCGGGCAGGCGGATTCACCGGTCGATACGGCCGCCCAGGAAAAAGCGGTGATGATTGCGAACGCCAAGACACATGTCTACACGATCTATACCGATTTCGAGCAAGGGTCCGGCTTTTTATACAATAACCAAGGCGACATTTTGACAAACGCCCATGTCGTGCGCGATGCCACGTTTATCTCACTCGTCAACAGCGACGGCCAGGAATTCGCCGGCAAAGTGATCGGCATCTCGCTCGATGAGGATCTGGCGCTTGTGCGGGTTGAAGAACTCGCAGGAAAAGAGCCGCTCGAGCAGGAAATGGAACCCGTCGATATCGGCACGCCCGTCATCGCCATCGGCAGCCCTGAAAACGCGGCGAATACTGCGACGGAAGGGGTAATCACCGATACCGGCGTCGATTTCTCGGAAGTCTTCGTCTATACGGATCTGTATGAAATGAACGCCTTGATCAAGCAAGGATCAAGCGGCGGGCCGCTGTTGGATGCAAGTACCGGCAAAGTGCTCGGCATCAATTCGGTGATGCTTGAAGACAATCCCGAAATCGGCTATGCCATTCCGCTGTACTTGAAAAAGGACTTATTGGACACATGGGCGAACAACCCAGACCCGCTGCCCGACTCCCAATTGGTCGAACCGTCCGTGAAAGATGCATATTTTGACGAGGCCTTATTGTCGAGTTTCATCGAAGCTTATTACGATTTGCTGCCGTATTCGATGAATGACGAGGAGCTCAATTATTACTCAACGTATCTGATGCCGGGAAGCCAAGCCGTCGAAGCGGTGGACAGTGTCATACAGGAGTATTCCGAAGAGGGCCGCGTGTTCGATTCGGTTGTGCCGGAAGTCGGTTCCGTCGAAATTGAAGGCGACCGTGCATACGTCGAAGCAGGCGCGGTGTTCAATTATCACGAAGCGAATGGCGAAACCGGAACGATCGACCACCGGCGCCGCTACACCATCGTGATCGACGAGTACGGGGATTACCAGATTGAATATGTGGAAGAAATTTAG
- a CDS encoding MATE family efflux transporter has protein sequence MVQQTIHRLDSESVGKAFVRYLVPSTIGMLLMAINIVADGIMVGNRLGPVALGGVGIAAPVYTLFVAMSLWIGIGGATRFSALMGAKRIKEAHIVFSHAMASIFAVTLLIGLVVFPFRTELAYLLGANTETYPYVSDYLYLMLLFGFVFTMENALSIMVRNDGSPNLAMVSLVTTSLLNIGLNYVFLFVLDFGVKGAAAATLLAAFVGMLVLCTHFFKKDNQLRFVRFKPNRKLLLLILVIGFPSFLAEVGMSVFTISHNNVFERLAGTEGVAAFAILNYVHSVMLLAFLGMGSAIQPLVSYYSGAKDQAKIKKTLQLAIGTAVTAGVLFFIFGQFFAGVIVSVFGDFPDAVMELATSGIQLFFIAYLFMGANFVMMTYYQSTGEIRMATWITAAREIVVLLILLSILPVLFGVTGAWLAIPLSELIVLLTIVYYQIKQKKKRQFTADMTAPYK, from the coding sequence ATGGTACAACAAACGATTCATCGTCTGGATAGCGAGTCGGTCGGCAAGGCATTCGTCCGATATTTAGTTCCATCAACCATCGGCATGCTGCTGATGGCCATCAATATCGTCGCAGACGGCATCATGGTCGGCAACCGTCTCGGTCCGGTCGCGCTCGGCGGGGTGGGCATCGCGGCTCCGGTCTATACCTTATTTGTCGCAATGTCGCTTTGGATCGGCATCGGCGGCGCCACGAGGTTTTCCGCTCTTATGGGGGCAAAGCGGATAAAAGAAGCACATATCGTTTTCTCGCATGCAATGGCATCGATTTTTGCGGTAACGCTCCTCATCGGCCTCGTGGTATTCCCGTTTCGCACAGAGCTCGCTTATTTGCTCGGGGCCAATACGGAAACCTATCCATACGTCTCCGATTATTTATACTTGATGCTATTGTTTGGTTTTGTCTTCACGATGGAAAATGCGCTCAGCATCATGGTGCGCAATGACGGCAGCCCGAATTTGGCGATGGTGTCGCTCGTCACGACGTCTCTTTTAAACATCGGCTTGAATTACGTGTTCTTGTTCGTGTTGGATTTCGGCGTCAAAGGGGCGGCAGCTGCAACCTTGCTCGCTGCATTTGTCGGCATGCTCGTCTTGTGCACGCATTTCTTTAAAAAGGACAATCAATTGCGCTTTGTCCGCTTTAAGCCGAACCGCAAATTGCTCCTGTTGATTTTGGTCATCGGCTTCCCAAGCTTCTTGGCGGAAGTCGGCATGTCGGTGTTCACCATTTCGCATAATAATGTCTTCGAACGGCTGGCGGGAACGGAAGGGGTTGCGGCATTCGCGATCTTGAACTATGTCCACAGCGTCATGCTGCTCGCATTCCTTGGAATGGGCTCGGCCATCCAGCCGCTGGTCAGCTATTACAGTGGGGCGAAAGACCAGGCGAAAATCAAAAAGACGCTGCAATTGGCGATCGGGACGGCGGTTACGGCAGGTGTGCTGTTTTTCATTTTTGGCCAATTCTTTGCCGGTGTCATTGTCAGCGTCTTCGGTGATTTCCCGGACGCTGTCATGGAACTCGCGACCTCAGGCATCCAACTGTTCTTTATCGCCTACCTGTTCATGGGCGCCAATTTCGTCATGATGACGTATTATCAATCAACCGGGGAAATCCGCATGGCGACGTGGATCACTGCGGCGCGTGAAATTGTTGTGTTGTTGATCTTGCTGAGCATCTTGCCCGTGCTTTTCGGCGTGACAGGCGCGTGGCTTGCGATCCCACTTTCGGAATTGATTGTCCTGTTGACAATCGTCTATTATCAAATAAAGCAGAAAAAGAAACGACAATTCACTGCGGATATGACGGCTCCATATAAATAA
- the thiD gene encoding bifunctional hydroxymethylpyrimidine kinase/phosphomethylpyrimidine kinase: METKAQVLTIAGSDSGGGAGIQADLKTFQELGAFGCSVVTAVTAQNTLGVHGIYPMDRKAVNEQLDAIGTDFDIRALKTGMLFDAGIIEETAQGIKRYGWDKLVIDPVMIAKGGASLLQQEAVEAIKTMLVPLAAIITPNIPEAEVLSGIDITDDVSRREAAEAILSLGAKAVVIKGGHSNDPDVAEDFYLDQQGTVLLLRSERLQTKQTHGTGCTFSAALTAELGKGKDVEDALFTAKEFIQAALAYPLDIGHGHGPTHHAAYKELAVKEVVHLVQESSNLFSDGYDKRRY; this comes from the coding sequence ATGGAAACTAAAGCGCAAGTACTGACGATCGCCGGATCCGATTCAGGCGGCGGTGCAGGCATACAGGCCGATTTGAAAACCTTCCAGGAACTCGGCGCATTCGGCTGTTCAGTAGTAACGGCGGTGACTGCCCAAAACACATTGGGTGTCCACGGCATTTATCCTATGGACCGAAAAGCAGTGAATGAACAGCTCGATGCGATCGGGACGGACTTCGATATCCGCGCGCTCAAGACCGGCATGCTGTTTGATGCCGGCATCATCGAAGAAACAGCTCAAGGCATCAAGCGCTACGGCTGGGACAAACTCGTCATCGATCCCGTCATGATCGCAAAAGGCGGCGCTTCCTTATTGCAACAAGAAGCAGTGGAAGCCATCAAAACGATGCTCGTGCCGCTCGCTGCCATCATCACGCCGAATATCCCCGAGGCGGAAGTATTGAGCGGAATCGACATCACCGATGATGTATCGCGAAGAGAAGCGGCGGAAGCGATTCTATCGCTCGGCGCGAAAGCCGTGGTCATCAAAGGCGGCCATAGCAATGACCCTGATGTAGCGGAAGACTTTTATCTGGATCAGCAAGGCACGGTGCTCTTGCTGCGCTCGGAACGCCTCCAGACAAAACAGACGCACGGCACCGGATGCACGTTTTCAGCGGCGCTAACCGCCGAACTCGGCAAAGGCAAAGACGTAGAAGATGCTTTGTTCACCGCCAAGGAATTCATCCAGGCAGCTCTCGCATATCCGCTTGATATCGGCCATGGCCACGGCCCGACGCACCATGCCGCCTATAAGGAATTAGCCGTAAAGGAGGTGGTCCACCTTGTTCAGGAATCCAGCAATTTATTTTCTGATGGGTACGATAAACGCCGGTACTAA
- a CDS encoding STAS domain-containing protein, with amino-acid sequence MFKNIELHDFLLEKTKGLTEQWYETLDKDTPGVYGETEPQAIEKLKQQNHEFHELFCSAFSKNTEDCIDIFNEWILRVANDEAHLATPFNSVIKEFFRTQKQYLELIEEFAVLQEETISHAQLNAWNQAVVDTTNAIILEFIDQNTKAAERRLNAQQEMIVEMSAPVILLSEDSGLLPLIGEINTYRAKIVFEKVLQQCHEKSIERLFIDLSGVPIIDTMVAHQIFQLIEGLKIIGVRTALAGISPEIAQTAIQLGVNFGEIDVYNKLDQALRYHKLEFTKN; translated from the coding sequence ATGTTCAAAAATATTGAATTACACGATTTTTTGCTGGAGAAAACGAAGGGCTTGACGGAACAATGGTACGAGACACTCGATAAGGATACCCCCGGCGTCTATGGTGAAACCGAACCGCAGGCAATTGAGAAACTCAAGCAGCAGAACCATGAATTCCACGAGTTGTTCTGCTCCGCGTTCAGCAAGAACACGGAAGACTGCATCGATATTTTCAACGAGTGGATCTTGCGCGTGGCCAACGACGAAGCGCATTTGGCGACACCGTTCAATTCCGTCATCAAGGAGTTCTTCCGCACGCAAAAACAGTATCTGGAGCTCATCGAGGAATTCGCGGTATTGCAGGAAGAAACCATTTCACACGCCCAGTTGAATGCTTGGAATCAAGCTGTCGTCGACACGACGAATGCCATCATCCTCGAATTCATCGACCAGAATACGAAAGCGGCCGAACGCCGTTTGAATGCCCAACAGGAAATGATCGTCGAAATGAGCGCGCCGGTCATCTTGCTGTCCGAAGACAGCGGATTGCTTCCGCTGATCGGTGAAATCAATACATACCGCGCGAAGATCGTCTTCGAGAAAGTCCTTCAGCAATGCCATGAGAAGTCGATCGAGCGTCTGTTCATCGACCTGTCCGGCGTGCCGATCATCGATACGATGGTCGCCCACCAGATTTTCCAGCTGATCGAAGGCTTGAAGATCATCGGCGTGCGCACGGCACTCGCCGGCATCAGCCCGGAAATCGCCCAGACCGCCATCCAACTGGGCGTCAATTTCGGTGAAATCGACGTCTACAATAAATTGGACCAGGCCTTGCGCTATCATAAATTGGAGTTTACCAAAAACTGA
- a CDS encoding TetR/AcrR family transcriptional regulator, translating into MKNRIIQAFIEETRNNGIKFTMDDLAKRLGISKRTLYENFSSKLEILETIIDQAFSEYEQRARAIREDDTLGLQEKIHQLIVMIPNHNDFFDLRVLEQLKRYYPEQWQRVDKEMNQWDDLKQLLEEGMETGLIKQQNIDLLMKMILNVVNISLDQQFFSEQSISIKEAVETMSELLLDGFVKNE; encoded by the coding sequence GTGAAAAATCGGATTATACAGGCGTTTATCGAAGAAACGAGAAACAACGGCATCAAATTTACAATGGATGATTTGGCGAAACGGCTCGGCATCAGCAAACGCACCTTGTATGAGAACTTCTCATCCAAGCTGGAAATCCTGGAAACGATCATCGACCAGGCTTTTTCAGAGTACGAACAGCGTGCGCGCGCTATCCGTGAAGACGACACCCTCGGCTTGCAGGAAAAAATCCACCAACTGATCGTCATGATCCCGAACCATAATGACTTTTTCGATTTGCGCGTCTTGGAGCAGTTGAAACGCTACTATCCAGAGCAATGGCAGCGCGTCGATAAGGAAATGAATCAATGGGACGACTTGAAGCAATTGCTTGAAGAAGGCATGGAAACCGGCTTGATTAAACAACAGAACATCGACTTGTTGATGAAAATGATTTTGAACGTCGTCAATATTTCCTTGGATCAGCAGTTCTTCTCGGAACAAAGCATTTCCATCAAGGAAGCTGTGGAAACGATGAGTGAATTATTATTGGACGGGTTCGTGAAAAACGAATAG
- the thiM gene encoding hydroxyethylthiazole kinase — protein sequence MLRDLRARKPLIHCITNHVVSNFQANGLLALGVSPVMGDEQQEVAELTGHADALSLNIGTITERSLESMLIAGRAAMKKGIPIVLDPVGAGATAYRLQAVKRLLTELDITLLRCNAGELAAIAGADWQARGVDAGEGQGDLEAIAKQVADEYQTIVAVTGTSDLVTDGERTEHITGGDPLMASVTGMGCLLSAVLAAFLTDEESVALDVLAYGLQLYANAGSRAAKSALTPGSFQMAFFDELSKQEAVLYGN from the coding sequence ATGCTTAGGGATTTACGCGCACGTAAGCCATTGATCCATTGCATCACCAATCACGTCGTCTCGAACTTTCAGGCAAATGGACTCCTCGCGCTCGGCGTCTCGCCGGTCATGGGCGACGAGCAACAGGAAGTCGCCGAACTCACAGGACACGCCGATGCCTTGTCGCTCAATATCGGCACGATCACGGAGCGCTCATTAGAAAGCATGCTCATCGCGGGACGCGCCGCAATGAAAAAAGGCATCCCGATTGTGTTGGATCCGGTCGGTGCCGGGGCCACAGCTTATCGCTTGCAGGCCGTGAAGCGATTGCTGACGGAACTCGATATCACGCTACTCCGCTGCAATGCAGGTGAACTCGCAGCTATCGCAGGAGCGGACTGGCAAGCGCGCGGTGTCGACGCAGGAGAAGGGCAAGGCGATTTGGAAGCTATCGCTAAACAAGTGGCTGATGAATACCAAACAATTGTCGCGGTAACAGGCACAAGCGATTTAGTGACAGATGGCGAAAGGACCGAGCACATCACAGGCGGAGACCCGTTGATGGCATCGGTCACGGGAATGGGTTGTTTACTCAGCGCAGTACTTGCGGCATTCTTGACGGACGAAGAATCTGTCGCGCTTGATGTGCTTGCCTATGGCTTGCAGCTGTATGCGAACGCAGGGAGCCGGGCAGCTAAAAGCGCACTCACGCCAGGCAGTTTCCAAATGGCATTTTTTGATGAACTATCCAAACAGGAGGCGGTTCTTTATGGAAACTAA
- the thiW gene encoding energy coupling factor transporter S component ThiW encodes MNTRKLVLMAMFVALAVAGSAFVWFPAGIARAYPVQHAINVIAAVVFGPGPAVVIALLTGAVRVLTGTGSLLAFPGGMIGALLAGLFYRYSGRLGFAAAGEILGTGIIASLVAVPYARILMGTEVGALFFMPPFLVSSISGAVLGVVLVYRLEKTKSSKLLA; translated from the coding sequence ATGAATACGAGAAAACTCGTGCTTATGGCAATGTTCGTCGCACTCGCCGTCGCCGGATCGGCGTTCGTCTGGTTCCCGGCAGGCATCGCCCGCGCGTACCCAGTGCAGCATGCCATCAATGTCATCGCGGCCGTCGTCTTTGGCCCAGGCCCCGCGGTAGTCATCGCCCTTCTGACCGGCGCGGTGCGCGTCTTGACCGGGACCGGCTCGCTGCTCGCGTTCCCGGGCGGCATGATCGGCGCATTGCTTGCCGGACTGTTTTACCGTTACAGCGGTCGCCTCGGTTTTGCGGCAGCGGGTGAGATCCTTGGAACCGGCATCATCGCCTCGCTCGTCGCGGTGCCTTATGCGCGCATTCTCATGGGAACCGAAGTCGGCGCCTTGTTCTTCATGCCGCCCTTTCTCGTATCGAGCATCAGCGGGGCAGTGCTTGGCGTAGTATTAGTGTACCGTTTGGAGAAAACGAAAAGCAGTAAATTATTGGCGTGA
- a CDS encoding DMT family transporter: MLVGIILALSGGALVCLQNIFNANVKQHVSVWATTALVLFLGFIGSFAAGLAVNGTGLFHFEAEPWFWFSGVLGVGVVVCVTQGVQALGPGRAISIVMVSQIFFGLMWDTAGWFGLEQVPFTGQSLLGVLLISAGILLFQLGPSLERKPLAQQQKAPHEA; encoded by the coding sequence ATGCTTGTTGGCATCATCTTGGCATTATCAGGCGGCGCCTTGGTCTGCCTGCAAAATATATTCAATGCGAATGTGAAGCAGCACGTCAGCGTCTGGGCGACGACGGCACTTGTGCTGTTTCTCGGGTTTATCGGCTCGTTTGCAGCAGGCCTCGCTGTGAACGGGACGGGCTTGTTCCATTTCGAAGCAGAGCCGTGGTTTTGGTTCAGCGGCGTGCTTGGCGTCGGGGTCGTCGTATGCGTCACGCAAGGCGTCCAGGCGCTGGGCCCGGGCCGTGCGATTTCGATTGTCATGGTGTCGCAGATTTTCTTCGGCTTGATGTGGGACACGGCGGGTTGGTTCGGCCTCGAGCAAGTTCCGTTCACTGGGCAATCGCTGCTCGGCGTGCTGCTGATCAGTGCGGGAATTTTGCTATTCCAACTCGGCCCTTCTTTGGAGCGTAAACCGCTTGCCCAACAGCAAAAAGCACCGCACGAAGCGTAA
- a CDS encoding SRPBCC family protein: protein MPMIYHETYIEAPIERVFDLARSIEVHIETVSKTNERAIAGTTSGLMELGDWVTWKATHLGVRQQLTSKITDMERPYRFSDAMVKGAFHSFHHTHEFTESGSGTLMKDWFVYRAPFGVIGKLADKLFLERHMEKFLSTRAAELKRIAENR, encoded by the coding sequence ATGCCCATGATCTATCATGAAACCTATATTGAAGCGCCGATCGAGCGTGTATTTGACTTGGCGCGAAGCATCGAAGTGCATATCGAAACCGTGTCAAAGACCAATGAACGCGCCATTGCCGGCACGACAAGCGGGCTGATGGAACTAGGCGACTGGGTGACGTGGAAAGCGACACATCTCGGCGTCCGCCAACAGCTCACGTCGAAAATCACCGATATGGAGCGCCCGTACCGATTCAGTGATGCCATGGTAAAAGGCGCCTTCCATTCCTTCCACCATACACATGAATTCACGGAAAGCGGCAGCGGAACGCTGATGAAAGACTGGTTCGTCTACCGCGCGCCGTTTGGGGTCATCGGAAAACTCGCTGATAAACTATTCCTCGAACGCCATATGGAAAAATTCCTATCGACGCGTGCCGCTGAACTGAAGCGCATCGCTGAAAACCGATAA